A single Lathamus discolor isolate bLatDis1 chromosome 16, bLatDis1.hap1, whole genome shotgun sequence DNA region contains:
- the FAAP20 gene encoding Fanconi anemia core complex-associated protein 20 isoform X1: MGTRVIAILSADTAGISVLSKCQIGHLRRKHSGYAQLFHVEVQAIINTASGLVQVEGEAFRRSEKWSLTDSCSWFEKEDLNECEEPWALLLKGISQDSQCADWQAVPSFPEFFGKSSKEETPQEQEVFTAGKKDFPWVSFPSFCKELLNTENLSSHQLTQSQINRLHKGQGQADKQSSLPCAAEKTCCVTITDQAKHVAGEDTEAISKPDVSLKSYELTWNRSSVHHLALPQCSAKALSCQQHCGGTAQNSMENGKENHGKELQLQTHQGDVSFREARCSPAEENPPLASVPQTKSCKEETENQGEGASTLDSCPMCLIHFSGMLSQPDIDDHLAMCLSESTDDVMW, translated from the exons ATGGGAACCAGGGTGATTGCCATCCTCAGTGCAGACACTGCAGGGATTTCTGTGCTCAGCAAGTGTCAGATTGGGCatttgagaagaaaacacagtggCTATGCTCAACTGTTCCACGTGGAGGTGCAGGCCATAATAAATACTGCGTCTGGTTTGGTACAAGTGGAAGGCGAGGCTTTTAGACGTTCTgaaaaatg GTCATTGACTGACAGCTGTTCCTGGTTTGAAAAAGAAGACTTAAATGAGTGTGAAGAGCCATGGGCTTTGTTACTGAAAGGCATCAGTCAAGATTCCCAATGCGCAGACTGGCAGGCAGTGCCCAGTTTTCCAGAGTTCTTCGGAAAG AGCTCCAAGGAAGAGACTCCACAAGAACAGGAAGTCTTTACAGCTGGAAAGAAAGACTTTCCATGGGTCTCATTCCCATCTTTTTGCAAAGAACTTCTAAACACAGAGAATCTTAGCTCCCATCAGCTAACACAGAGCCAGATCAACCGCCTACATAAAGGACAGGGCCAAGCAGATAAGCAGAGCAGTTTACCGTGTGCAGCTGAGAAGACGTGCTGTGTAACTATTACAGATCAAGCCAAACATGTGGCTGGGGAAGACACAGAAGCTATTTCAAAACCAGATGTAAGTTTGAAGTCATATGAACTCACTTGGAACAGGAGTTCTGTGCACCACTTGGCATTGCCACAATGCTCTGCAAAAGCTTTGAGCTGTCAACAGCATTGCGGAGGGACTGCACAGAACAgcatggaaaatggaaaagaaaatcatggAAAAGAGCTTCAGCTACAAACACATCAAGGGGATGTTTCCTTTAGAGAGGCCAGATGCTCACCTGCAGAAGAGAACCCACCTCTTGCAAGTGTACCTCAAACCAAGAGCtgcaaggaagaaacagaaaatcaggGTGAAGGAGCTTCAACTCTTGACAGTTGTCCCATGTGTCTCATTCACTTTAGTGGAAT GCTGTCACAACCGGACATTGATGACCACCTTGCTATGTGCTTGTCTGAAAGCACAGATGATGTAATGTGGTAA